Proteins encoded together in one Planctomyces sp. SH-PL14 window:
- a CDS encoding DUF2997 domain-containing protein translates to MKTIEITVTPNGQTKVETKGFEGTSCRQASAFLEQALGPRTHEQLKSDFYAAQPEEQQTATSV, encoded by the coding sequence ATGAAGACGATCGAAATCACTGTCACTCCCAACGGTCAGACCAAGGTCGAGACCAAAGGCTTCGAAGGAACCTCCTGCCGCCAGGCGAGCGCGTTCCTGGAGCAAGCCCTCGGCCCAAGAACGCATGAGCAGCTGAAGTCGGACTTCTATGCCGCGCAGCCTGAGGAACAGCAGACCGCGACCTCGGTCTGA
- a CDS encoding PVC-type heme-binding CxxCH protein, translated as MMRPALPLLSVLVVSGLLVSSPLAAQPTAPIVEEFSNPPPLEPAEALKAFRLQGGFSMELVAAEPLTVDPVDVAYDESGRAYVVEMRGYPLPEKPDQTRPDPISQVRLLVDDDNDGRFDRSTVFVDKLDWPTSVCCWKGGVFILDAPDVWYARDTDGDGVADERRKVLTGFKKENVQALANSLKWGLDHRIHGAASGNGGTLTIPDNPKQAAVSVTRRDFIFDPVAGTVEAASGGARFGASFDDWGNRFLCNIRNPIQHVPLPLAPLLRNPLLPIPSLLHDAAESGETLPVFRISPVEAWREYRARRWVQERVNYPRSELVGAGFFTSSSGVTVYRGDQYPEDLYGNVFVADVAANIVHRERLIPDGVTFRAVRTEAEAEFLASTDNWFRPVNFVNAPDGTLHVVDMYRLNIEHPWSIPDDIRARMDLTAGDDRGRLWRLVPPGYQRAPTPRLGDFDSAALVAELASRNSWRRETAHRLLHERQDTSIAPALRALRDGSDEPLARLHVLWTLVGLRQATWDDVAIATRDSHGGVRENALVVLDRLFPEDPRTTEVAIALSRDEAPRVRLQAAFALGNAETPEATAALAELARRDSGDPWMRLALASTPPGRAEPLVRAYAATPTFADPAGGATLLRDLSRIVGQSDSAASPLDLIPSTLLPLEFEFALWSGWMEGLQKNRNRAKSFDWTGLRASPNWKSLEARARRVLEDPAALLASRLQAVPLLQQNPLDSVAGLFVELLSPRAPRELQLAAGRAIAAYGTPEAGRILVDRYRTLSPVVRMEVVDQLASRPAWQPLLFESIDAGTIRATDVPPARRALLLRATDPALKTRAEALFGSAAVSGRQSVLDSHARTLDLPSDPDRGLAVVRRECAQCHKSRDVGYDVGPPLASVRNRSPQELLVHILDPNREVGPNFVDHVAVLKDGRSLTGLLVSETETQIVLLRPQGLREEVPRADLEELVSTGKSLMPEGLEQKLTAQELADVIDYLLHPDAVAK; from the coding sequence ATGATGCGTCCCGCGCTCCCTCTTCTCTCCGTCCTCGTCGTCAGCGGCCTGCTGGTCAGCTCGCCCCTCGCCGCCCAGCCGACCGCGCCGATCGTCGAGGAGTTCTCGAACCCTCCGCCACTCGAGCCCGCCGAGGCCCTGAAGGCCTTCCGCCTGCAGGGGGGCTTCTCCATGGAACTCGTCGCCGCCGAGCCGCTGACAGTCGATCCCGTCGACGTCGCCTACGACGAGTCCGGACGGGCCTACGTCGTCGAAATGCGCGGCTATCCGCTCCCGGAGAAGCCGGACCAGACCCGGCCCGACCCGATCAGCCAGGTGCGGCTCCTCGTCGACGACGACAACGACGGCCGCTTCGACCGCAGCACCGTCTTCGTCGACAAGCTCGACTGGCCCACCTCGGTCTGCTGCTGGAAAGGGGGCGTCTTCATCCTCGACGCCCCGGACGTCTGGTACGCCCGCGACACCGACGGCGACGGCGTCGCCGATGAGCGGCGAAAAGTCCTGACCGGGTTCAAGAAGGAGAACGTCCAGGCGCTCGCCAACAGCCTCAAGTGGGGACTCGACCACCGCATCCACGGCGCGGCCTCAGGGAACGGTGGGACGCTGACCATCCCGGACAACCCGAAGCAGGCTGCAGTCTCGGTGACCCGTCGCGACTTCATCTTCGATCCGGTCGCCGGCACGGTCGAGGCCGCCTCCGGGGGAGCCCGGTTCGGGGCCTCGTTCGACGACTGGGGGAACCGCTTCCTCTGCAACATCCGCAACCCGATCCAGCACGTCCCGCTGCCGCTCGCGCCGCTCCTCCGCAATCCCCTGCTGCCGATCCCAAGCCTGCTCCACGACGCCGCCGAGTCGGGCGAGACGCTCCCCGTCTTCCGGATCAGCCCCGTCGAGGCGTGGCGGGAGTACCGGGCGCGACGATGGGTCCAGGAGCGGGTCAATTACCCCCGGAGCGAGCTCGTCGGGGCCGGGTTCTTCACGTCGTCGAGCGGCGTGACGGTCTACCGCGGCGACCAGTATCCCGAGGATCTCTACGGCAACGTTTTCGTCGCCGACGTGGCGGCGAACATCGTCCACCGCGAGCGGCTGATTCCCGACGGCGTCACGTTCCGGGCGGTCCGGACCGAGGCCGAAGCGGAGTTCCTGGCGTCGACCGACAACTGGTTCCGCCCGGTTAACTTCGTCAACGCGCCTGACGGAACGCTGCACGTCGTCGACATGTACCGGCTCAACATCGAACACCCCTGGTCGATCCCCGACGACATCCGGGCCAGGATGGACCTCACCGCCGGCGACGACCGCGGCCGCCTGTGGCGGCTGGTCCCTCCCGGCTACCAACGGGCCCCGACGCCGCGGCTCGGAGACTTCGACTCCGCGGCCCTGGTGGCGGAACTCGCCAGCCGGAACAGCTGGCGGCGGGAGACCGCCCATCGGCTGCTCCACGAGCGGCAGGACACTTCGATCGCCCCCGCGCTTCGCGCGCTGCGAGACGGGAGCGATGAACCGCTCGCCCGGCTCCACGTCCTGTGGACGCTCGTCGGACTGCGGCAGGCAACGTGGGACGATGTTGCGATCGCCACTCGCGATTCGCATGGCGGCGTGCGGGAGAACGCCCTCGTTGTTCTGGATCGGCTGTTTCCCGAGGATCCCCGGACGACCGAGGTCGCCATCGCGCTGAGCCGCGACGAGGCGCCGCGGGTCCGGCTGCAGGCCGCGTTCGCACTGGGGAATGCCGAGACACCCGAGGCCACGGCGGCGCTGGCGGAACTGGCCCGCCGCGACAGTGGCGATCCGTGGATGCGGCTGGCACTGGCCAGCACGCCTCCCGGCCGGGCTGAGCCGCTGGTGAGAGCGTACGCCGCTACGCCCACGTTCGCCGATCCTGCGGGCGGGGCGACGCTCCTCCGCGATCTGAGCCGGATCGTCGGTCAATCGGATTCGGCCGCGTCTCCGCTCGACCTGATTCCCTCCACGCTGCTGCCGCTGGAGTTCGAGTTCGCCCTCTGGTCCGGCTGGATGGAGGGGCTCCAGAAGAACCGCAACCGGGCCAAGTCGTTCGACTGGACCGGACTGCGGGCGAGCCCGAACTGGAAGTCGCTCGAGGCGCGGGCGCGACGGGTCCTCGAAGACCCGGCCGCCCTGCTTGCGTCGCGGCTTCAGGCGGTTCCGCTGCTCCAGCAGAATCCTCTCGACTCGGTCGCGGGGCTCTTCGTCGAACTGCTCTCCCCCCGGGCCCCGCGGGAGCTGCAACTGGCGGCGGGCCGCGCCATCGCGGCGTATGGAACACCGGAGGCGGGGCGGATTCTCGTCGATCGCTACCGGACGCTGTCACCGGTGGTGCGGATGGAGGTCGTCGATCAACTCGCCTCCCGTCCGGCTTGGCAGCCGCTTCTCTTTGAGTCCATCGACGCCGGAACCATCCGGGCGACCGATGTTCCGCCGGCCCGCCGGGCTTTGCTGCTGAGAGCGACGGATCCGGCGCTGAAGACTCGGGCGGAGGCGCTGTTCGGCTCGGCGGCGGTGAGCGGTCGGCAGTCGGTTCTTGACAGCCATGCACGGACGCTCGATCTGCCGAGCGATCCGGACCGCGGGCTTGCCGTGGTTCGCCGGGAGTGCGCGCAGTGCCACAAGTCGCGCGACGTCGGCTATGACGTTGGTCCGCCTCTCGCTTCGGTCCGGAACCGCTCGCCGCAGGAGCTGCTCGTTCACATCCTCGACCCGAACCGCGAGGTGGGGCCGAACTTTGTCGACCATGTTGCCGTGCTCAAGGACGGCCGGTCGTTGACGGGACTGCTCGTGAGCGAGACCGAGACGCAGATCGTGCTTCTGCGGCCGCAGGGGCTGCGGGAGGAGGTGCCGCGGGCGGATCTGGAGGAGCTGGTCAGTACCGGAAAGTCGCTGATGCCGGAGGGGCTGGAGCAGAAGCTGACGGCGCAGGAATTGGCGGATGTGATTGACTACCTGCTGCATCCGGACGCGGTGGCGAAGTAG
- a CDS encoding AAA family ATPase has translation MTLTERLRESVRACFTGLWIESHEHHDALLEIQQLCSQEGWQLATWDIDQGLVGPGAVADSATDPLSAIRALSPLAQPEGTTLLVLQNFHRFLQSAEVVQTLSRQILAGKQNRTFVVVLAPVVTIPVELEKLFLVLEHELPGRDQLAEIARGIGTEEGDLPSGGELDTLLDAASGLTRYEAEGAFSLSLVRQGRITPDTVWELKTQALRKSGLMSLYRGEESFDSLGGLAALKAFCRRSLLHPRAQTKPKGVLLLGVPGTGKSAFAKALGKETGRPTLCLDIGALMGSLVGQTEQNIRQALRIADAMTPCVLFIDEVEKALSGVSGTGDSGVSSRLFGSLLTWMNDHTSDVYLVATCNDISRLPPEFSRAERFDGIFFLNLPGRGEREAIWRLYIEQFGLDPDQRPADEQWTGAEIRACCRLAALLDLPLVQAAQNVVPVAVTAADSVDRLRNWASGRCLSADQPGIYTAGASPKTSRRKIAPSTN, from the coding sequence ATGACGCTCACCGAGCGTTTACGGGAGTCGGTCCGCGCCTGCTTCACCGGGCTGTGGATCGAATCCCACGAACATCACGACGCGCTGCTGGAGATCCAGCAGCTCTGCAGCCAGGAAGGCTGGCAACTTGCCACCTGGGACATCGATCAGGGGCTTGTCGGTCCTGGCGCCGTAGCGGATTCGGCGACGGATCCGCTCTCGGCGATCCGGGCTCTCAGCCCCCTCGCCCAACCGGAGGGCACGACGCTCCTCGTTCTGCAGAACTTCCACCGGTTCCTGCAGTCGGCGGAGGTCGTCCAGACGCTTTCCCGGCAGATCCTGGCCGGGAAACAGAACCGGACGTTCGTCGTCGTCTTGGCGCCGGTCGTCACGATCCCTGTCGAACTTGAAAAGCTGTTCCTCGTCCTGGAGCACGAGCTCCCGGGACGGGATCAGCTGGCCGAGATTGCTCGCGGGATCGGAACGGAGGAGGGCGATCTTCCGTCGGGCGGCGAGTTGGACACTCTCCTCGACGCCGCTTCGGGCCTCACCCGGTACGAAGCGGAAGGGGCCTTCAGCCTCTCCCTCGTCCGGCAGGGCCGGATTACCCCCGACACGGTCTGGGAGCTGAAGACGCAGGCTCTCCGAAAGAGCGGCCTGATGTCCCTCTACCGCGGCGAAGAGTCCTTCGACAGCCTGGGTGGGCTCGCCGCCCTCAAGGCCTTTTGTCGGCGATCCCTGCTCCATCCCCGCGCACAAACGAAGCCGAAAGGTGTGCTCCTGCTGGGAGTGCCGGGGACCGGCAAGAGTGCATTTGCCAAAGCCCTGGGGAAGGAGACAGGACGTCCGACCCTCTGTCTCGACATCGGGGCCCTGATGGGCTCCCTCGTCGGGCAGACCGAGCAGAACATCCGGCAGGCGCTCCGCATCGCCGATGCGATGACGCCCTGTGTCCTGTTCATTGACGAAGTGGAGAAGGCCCTCAGCGGTGTCTCGGGAACAGGTGACTCGGGAGTCTCCTCCCGGCTCTTCGGATCTCTCCTGACCTGGATGAACGACCACACGTCCGACGTTTACCTCGTCGCCACCTGCAATGACATCTCCCGCCTTCCCCCGGAGTTCTCTCGGGCAGAACGGTTCGACGGGATCTTCTTCTTGAACCTGCCCGGCCGGGGCGAGCGGGAAGCGATCTGGCGGCTCTACATCGAGCAGTTCGGGCTCGATCCCGATCAGAGGCCGGCAGACGAGCAATGGACGGGAGCAGAGATCCGGGCCTGCTGCCGCTTGGCGGCGCTCCTCGATCTGCCGCTCGTTCAGGCGGCTCAGAACGTCGTGCCGGTCGCCGTGACCGCCGCCGACTCGGTCGATCGGCTGCGGAACTGGGCCAGCGGACGGTGTCTTTCGGCAGACCAGCCGGGAATCTACACCGCTGGTGCCAGTCCCAAGACGTCCCGGCGGAAGATCGCCCCCTCGACCAACTGA
- a CDS encoding recombinase family protein: MIIVARISTEKQDERSLDDQIAYCRKRLEELTDRPVKIHVIKSQDSGEYLDRVELRQLEDLIESGDWDFVITEDLGRICRRSHALTICEMCEDAETRLIAINDHIDMAEEGWRLCSYFAAFRHEQYNRDTALRIQRSQKNRFLNGGALPRPFWGYLGWDKAKTDSELRKDPEAEELIRETFRRLDDGASFAEIADWFNDLGIPTGPSCRRKKWTTMSIQRLVRNPILKGIRIRNRLVSKRINKTGRRRAELAPQDEWLVREVPHLAYFESAYYDHVIHVVSERNKNIGRPANRDRLSRLGVPRKRTTWPLQHARCGICGHTIWKAGTHGERLACCSGALQYRCWNGMMIQVDNTQKWILGAVLDRIRQCTDFAKVVRERIEQARKENDLSEQRRLYERQITRHQNEVTNLTDAIVVGGDIPELVRQLQKARSALNEATYQLDRIKSQEREAPRALPDAECLYQLVEETMRLVVNEDDQASRLLCRILPRMTLYPVILCDGRAVEVQAEVEFDLSAAASALVGMSVDMPSEVVTVDLFDRPPYVEHAERLGTVEQRGETVVATAKALGMSLTMAAWARRLYRRMQELGIQEPYMRVDMPPARGWRCRRHKHPRYHFEPQKNDVPPEAA, encoded by the coding sequence GTGATCATCGTCGCCCGAATCTCGACCGAGAAACAGGACGAGAGGAGTCTGGATGACCAGATCGCCTACTGCCGTAAGCGTCTGGAGGAATTGACTGACAGGCCGGTCAAAATCCATGTCATCAAGAGTCAGGACAGCGGCGAGTATCTGGACCGCGTCGAGCTGCGTCAGCTGGAAGATCTGATCGAAAGCGGCGACTGGGACTTCGTGATTACGGAGGACCTGGGCCGCATTTGTCGGCGCTCCCATGCCCTGACGATCTGCGAAATGTGTGAGGACGCCGAGACACGCCTCATCGCCATCAACGATCACATCGACATGGCTGAAGAAGGCTGGCGGTTGTGCTCGTACTTCGCGGCCTTCCGCCACGAGCAGTACAACCGGGACACGGCCCTCCGGATCCAGCGGAGCCAGAAGAACCGCTTCTTGAACGGAGGCGCCTTGCCCCGGCCATTCTGGGGGTACTTGGGCTGGGATAAAGCCAAGACCGACTCCGAGTTGCGGAAGGATCCGGAGGCCGAGGAACTCATCAGAGAGACCTTCCGCCGGTTGGACGATGGAGCGTCGTTCGCCGAAATCGCCGATTGGTTTAACGATTTGGGGATCCCGACCGGACCGAGCTGCCGCCGCAAGAAGTGGACGACGATGTCGATCCAGCGGCTCGTGCGCAACCCGATCTTGAAAGGAATCCGGATCCGGAACCGGCTCGTCAGCAAGCGGATCAACAAGACCGGTCGGCGGCGCGCGGAATTGGCTCCTCAAGACGAGTGGCTGGTTCGGGAAGTTCCTCACCTGGCCTACTTTGAGTCGGCCTATTACGACCATGTCATCCACGTGGTTAGCGAGCGGAACAAGAATATCGGCCGCCCCGCTAATCGCGACCGCCTCAGCCGGCTTGGCGTTCCACGCAAGCGGACGACCTGGCCCCTCCAGCATGCCCGTTGTGGAATCTGTGGTCATACGATCTGGAAGGCGGGGACTCATGGTGAGCGACTGGCCTGCTGCTCTGGTGCGTTACAGTACCGCTGCTGGAACGGCATGATGATCCAAGTCGACAACACCCAGAAATGGATTCTGGGGGCGGTCCTCGATCGGATCCGGCAGTGCACAGACTTCGCAAAGGTGGTACGGGAGCGAATCGAGCAGGCTCGGAAGGAGAACGACCTGTCCGAGCAGCGCCGCCTCTATGAGCGACAGATCACCCGCCACCAGAACGAAGTCACGAACCTGACGGACGCCATTGTGGTGGGGGGCGATATTCCGGAACTGGTCAGGCAGCTTCAGAAGGCGCGGTCCGCGCTGAATGAGGCAACTTACCAGCTCGACAGGATCAAGTCCCAGGAGCGCGAGGCGCCGAGAGCGTTGCCTGACGCCGAGTGTCTTTACCAGCTTGTCGAGGAGACGATGCGGCTCGTCGTCAATGAGGACGACCAGGCCTCGCGTCTGCTCTGCCGGATTCTGCCCCGGATGACCCTTTACCCAGTCATCCTCTGTGATGGGCGAGCGGTCGAGGTCCAGGCGGAGGTCGAGTTCGATCTTTCCGCCGCCGCCTCCGCGCTGGTAGGGATGTCGGTTGACATGCCGTCGGAAGTCGTGACAGTCGACCTCTTCGATCGTCCTCCTTACGTCGAGCACGCCGAGAGACTCGGAACCGTCGAACAGCGGGGGGAGACCGTCGTCGCGACGGCCAAGGCCCTCGGCATGTCGCTCACCATGGCAGCCTGGGCGCGTCGGCTGTACCGTCGCATGCAGGAACTGGGGATCCAAGAACCGTACATGCGGGTTGATATGCCGCCCGCGCGCGGCTGGCGCTGTCGGCGGCACAAACATCCGCGGTACCACTTCGAACCCCAGAAGAATGACGTGCCGCCCGAAGCGGCATAG
- a CDS encoding DUF1257 domain-containing protein, producing the protein MCQIETGQVQYDNYEGRWGDPTQLDRFLQGYAVEAAKQEARRQGYSVTEQPLADGSVRLTVQVGG; encoded by the coding sequence GTGTGTCAGATCGAGACAGGCCAAGTCCAGTACGACAACTACGAGGGTCGATGGGGAGATCCCACCCAACTCGATCGCTTCCTGCAGGGGTACGCCGTCGAAGCGGCCAAGCAGGAGGCCCGCCGGCAGGGGTACAGCGTCACCGAGCAGCCCCTCGCAGACGGCTCGGTTCGGCTCACCGTCCAGGTCGGAGGCTGA